A stretch of DNA from Alicyclobacillus acidocaldarius subsp. acidocaldarius Tc-4-1:
TCGATCGACGACATCACGCAAACCGAAAGATCTGGCCGCATCTCGCGAACAAGCGCCGCCAACGCCCTCGGGTCTGCGCCTCGCGGATGAGGGGATTTCACCATCAGCGCCGCGCGCGCCAAGGGCAGCATGTGTGCAAGCATGCTCTGCACGTCCTTGTCAGCGAAGGCCGCGAAAACCATGCGCCACCGGCTTGATCCCATGCCCTTCCCCAGGCGCCGAAGCGCGCGGGCAAGCGTGCGCGCGCCTTCTTCGTTGTGCGCGCCGTCGATCACGACAAGGCGGCCCCCGATGTCAAACAACTCACAGCGAAGCGGCCAGCGCACGCGCTCGAGAGCCGCCAGCGCGCGCGCCCAGTCCGCTTCCGCGATCTGCCCCTCGCCTAACTCCAGCATGGCGAGGCTCACCGCAGCGTTCTGCGCTTGATGCTCGCCGACGAGGCCCAAGCGGACAGAAGGCGCGTCGCGGAACAGCCCTCGATAGGTGCCGCGCAGGCGCGCGTCCGCGCCCGTGATGGTGAACTGCACCTCGCGACCGACGTGAAACAAGTTCGATCCCAGCCGTGTCGCCGTGCGCTCGATCACACGGTACGCGCCATCTGTGCATGCGGTGACTACGGGCACGCCTGGCTTCACAATCCCCGCCTTCTCGCGCGCGATATCGACGAGCGTCGGGCCGAGAATCTCGACGTGATCGTAGGAGACGTTCGTAATGGCCGTCACGTGCGGCCACACCACGTTTGTGGCGTCCAGACGGCCGCCGAGTCCCGTTTCCCACACCACGCGCTCGACGCCATTCGCCCGAAACGCGAGGAGCGCCACCGCAGTCAGCACCTCAAACTCCGTCGGCGGATCGGAGGCGTCCGCGGCGCGGCGCACGGCGTCCACATGCTCTGCGAACTCCTCCTCCAATATGGGCTTGCCGTCGATGGCGATCCGCCCGTTGAAGCCGCCCAATCCCGGCGAGGTGTACAGACCGGTTCGATGTCCGAGCGCCGTGAGCATGGCCGCAAGCATGGCGCAGACGGAGCCTTTGCCATTCGTGCCAGCGACGTGATAGAAACACAAGCCGTCTTCAGGATGATCCAACTTCGACAAAATCCGACGCATCCGGTCAAGGCCCGGCTTCATGCCGAACCGCCGGAGCGCGCCGATATAACGAACGGCCTCCTCGTATCGCATGTGCGCTTCGCCCTTTACCCCTCGAGCGACGCCATGCGCTCCTCGACCGTCAGCAACTTCGCCCGATAGTCGGCAAGCTTCTCCCGCTCTTGGGCGACGACCTCCTGAGGCGCGCGATGGACGAAGTTCTCGTTGGCAAGCTTCTTCTCCAAGCGTTCGACCTCGCCCTTGAGGCGATTCGCTTCTTTCCTCAGCCGCTCGCGCTCCGCGTCCATGTCGATGAGGCCAGCGAGCGGGATGTAGATCTTCGCGCCGGTGACCACCTGGACCGCGGCCTGCTTGGGCGCCTCGATCCCGGCCCCCACGTCCACGCGCTCTGCGTTGCAGAAGCGGGAAATCATCTCCGTGACCTGATCCACTACGCCTCGAACCCGTTCCGAATCGCACGCGATGACGATGGGAATGGAGGTCTTCGGCGGAATCTGGAGCTCCGAGCGGACGTTTCGCACAGCGCGGATCACGTCCATGGCCACGCGCATCTGCTCCACGGCGGCTTCGTCCTGCGGCAGATCCGCCGCCTCCGGCCACGCGGCGTCGATCAACATACCTGTAGTGTTCGGCAGCGCCTGCCAGATTTCCTCCGTGATGAACGGGATGTACGGGTGAAGGAGTCCCAACACCCTCGAGAGCACGGTGAGCAGCACCGACTGAGTCTGCCGCTTTTTGTCCGCGTTATCGCCGTACAGGTTGATTTTGGCGAATTCGATGTACCAGTCGCAGAACTCGTCCCACGTGAACTCATACACCGTGCGCGCCGCTTCGCCCACGTCGTAGTCCTCGAGCGCCGAGGTCACACGGCGGATCGTCTCGCCCAGCCGGTGCAGGATGAAGCGATCGGCGAGATCGAGCGACTGTGCGTCGAGCGGCAGAGGGGAAAAGCCCTCCTCGAGATTCATCAGCACGAATCGAGCGGCGTTCCAAAGTTTGTTCAGGAAGTTCCGGGCGCCCTCGACCTTCTCCCACGAAAAGCGAAGATCGTTGCCGAGGACGGTGTTGGACGCCAACATGAAGCGGAGCGCGTCCGCGCCGTACTTGTCGATCACGTCCATCGGATCGATGCCATTGCCCTTCGACTTCGACATCTTCTGTCCCTTCGCGTCCCGCAACAGGCCGTGCAAAAGCACGGTTTGAAACGGCATCCGGCCCGTGAAGTGCACGCCCATGAAGGCCATGCGCGCCACCCAGAAGAACAGGATGTCATAGCCTGTGACGAGCAGGCTCGTCGGGTAGAAGCGCGCCAGATCCGGTGTATTCTCAGGCCATC
This window harbors:
- a CDS encoding bifunctional folylpolyglutamate synthase/dihydrofolate synthase, whose protein sequence is MRYEEAVRYIGALRRFGMKPGLDRMRRILSKLDHPEDGLCFYHVAGTNGKGSVCAMLAAMLTALGHRTGLYTSPGLGGFNGRIAIDGKPILEEEFAEHVDAVRRAADASDPPTEFEVLTAVALLAFRANGVERVVWETGLGGRLDATNVVWPHVTAITNVSYDHVEILGPTLVDIAREKAGIVKPGVPVVTACTDGAYRVIERTATRLGSNLFHVGREVQFTITGADARLRGTYRGLFRDAPSVRLGLVGEHQAQNAAVSLAMLELGEGQIAEADWARALAALERVRWPLRCELFDIGGRLVVIDGAHNEEGARTLARALRRLGKGMGSSRWRMVFAAFADKDVQSMLAHMLPLARAALMVKSPHPRGADPRALAALVREMRPDLSVCVMSSIEDAIQEALAGQEPIVIWGNLYMAELARNTIIALGAEEWQ